AATCGTGGTATCTGCCATCTCTGGAGTGTCAGTTACACCTGTCAACCTAATATCATCGTGGGCAGATTCGTCCTCTACGGAATCAACTAATTGTAGATTTTCGTCAATCATTTGATTCATTTGATTGATATCTATCTCTATTTGAGATAGCCTCTTTTTTATCTTGTCCTGGTCCAAACCCATCGCTTCTGCACGTCCTATATCACACTGCAACGATGCTAACAAAACAACGGTCTCAATCACGAATCTATCAATGCTTTTTGTTTATGATCAACTTCTATTCCCAGCGCAATGTTTATTTCATAACGCGCTTAAAAATGGTCTGGGTTCTGGGCATCTCAAAGAGCTTTCCACCACCAATGAATAAGATGGACAAGtgaattcttgaaataaaagaaaacagaaaGGAGTCGAGACATAAGAGCACTGTTGCGAGACATTAGTCAAAGATCGGCATGGACAGAGTACGCTCTCTAATTGGGAGCCACCGGGGGCGCGCACGCAATCATCGGCATCCTTCATATTCCTCCAGTGGGACTCCATCGACCATGAATCTCTTGGGAACTGATGGTGATGGGGACGACCAATCTACGATATTTGCACAAGAAACGGACCATGTAGGGACCCTTGCAAATGAGGGCGATGATAGCGCGGATGCGGCCACTTTGAATACAACGTTGTCAGAAGGTTCAACTATAGGAGACCTCCAACGGCAAGGTTTTGTTAATAGAGCTCCCAGATTCACGTCAGAAAGGAGTATGCCCTTCATTTCTATCTTGTTGCAGCGAGGATTTTTTGCATTTCCCAGTGAGGCATCTTATCAAATATTTCTACACAACAAGAGAAaacttgataaaattgatCCAAAAACAGGCCTTGGACTTCCCTTATTTCACGCGATCTCTCTAAACCTGGTTAAGTCTCTCTTCAGTAGCCAAAATACGCCGGTAATGAGAATCCATAAGTTCGTTTTAATAGACTCTCAATGCGAGAAACCTCCACTCAATTCCGAATTGATCTCtcaaataaatgaaaatgtgTCCATAtacaaatttgaattctgcaccattttgaagaaaatggaaagcCATAATTTCTCCAGTAGGATAGAACACGACTTCATATTTCACAGAAGCAACGAACCTGATGTTCATGTCCCTATGATTAATTATAATCAGAGGAAAAATGCAGATACAACAGTTCATGGATTAAATCTTCGATGGTATGGAACAACTAGTTTGGCCTCCCCATTCGGCACGAACAGCGTCAATCTGCTTGTACTTGACGACACAATGGCATCTTATATGGACCAACAGACTATAGAGGAGTTTGACTCCTATTGTCGTTCCCGTCCCACAAGGCCATTGGGTTACCTTCCGGTTTGGGCTAGGTATACGGATGATAAAGTTAGTGTTATACCGAAAAAGAGAACTTTGAGAGTGGCCACCTTTTACATGCAAGAAACCGATTCATTCGATGATGGCTCTAGTTCAACAACCAGCGCCCCGCATGCTAGTTATAGCGAAATAAGCTCCAACATCATCGACAAGGTCTCCTGGGATAGCCAGGTATTGACCTGCATGTGCATGCTTTTGCATGAATACGAAtcaagaaaggaaaagcgCCACACCGTATGGGGTGGCTCGACCGCGTATATGTTAAATGGACCGGCAGGACTACTCATGTAAACCTATTTGCATCCACCTATATTATTCTAGTAATTGTTCAGTCATAATTACTATACCtctaaaaataatataaatatctaaaaaaatctttaAA
The Saccharomyces kudriavzevii IFO 1802 strain IFO1802 genome assembly, chromosome: 14 DNA segment above includes these coding regions:
- the SKDI14G1580 gene encoding uncharacterized protein (similar to Saccharomyces cerevisiae YNL165W; ancestral locus Anc_2.89), which encodes MDRVRSLIGSHRGRARNHRHPSYSSSGTPSTMNLLGTDGDGDDQSTIFAQETDHVGTLANEGDDSADAATLNTTLSEGSTIGDLQRQGFVNRAPRFTSERSMPFISILLQRGFFAFPSEASYQIFLHNKRKLDKIDPKTGLGLPLFHAISLNLVKSLFSSQNTPVMRIHKFVLIDSQCEKPPLNSELISQINENVSIYKFEFCTILKKMESHNFSSRIEHDFIFHRSNEPDVHVPMINYNQRKNADTTVHGLNLRWYGTTSLASPFGTNSVNLLVLDDTMASYMDQQTIEEFDSYCRSRPTRPLGYLPVWARYTDDKVSVIPKKRTLRVATFYMQETDSFDDGSSSTTSAPHASYSEISSNIIDKVSWDSQVLTCMCMLLHEYESRKEKRHTVWGGSTAYMLNGPAGLLM